Part of the Candidatus Aminicenantes bacterium genome is shown below.
CTGGGAAGGATCAATTTGGCGTTTTCCAGGCCGACCAGGGTGATCAGCAGTCCGATGCCCACGCCGATGCCGCGCTTGAGGTCCAGCGGGATGGCGTTCATCACCTGTTTGCGGACATTGGTCAAAACCAGCAGGGTGATGATCGCCCCTTCAATGAAGACGATGCCCATGGCCGTCGGCCACGGAACTTTCATGCCCAGGATCACCCCGTAGGCCAAAAACGCATTCAATCCCATGCCCGAAGCCAGGGCCAGGGGATAGTTGCTGATCAGCCCCATGAGGATGCTAAAGATTCCGGCCCCGAGGCATGTGGCCAGCACCAGCGCCGGGAACAGATCGTTGCCCATGGCCGCGGCCAATATTTTCGGATTGACGAATATGATGTAAGCCATGGCCATGAAGGTGACCATGCCGGCAACGATTTCGCGGCCGGCCGTTGTCTGGTTTTCCTTTAAATTA
Proteins encoded:
- a CDS encoding NCS2 family permease, with the translated sequence MAVFNLKENQTTAGREIVAGMVTFMAMAYIIFVNPKILAAAMGNDLFPALVLATCLGAGIFSILMGLISNYPLALASGMGLNAFLAYGVILGMKVPWPTAMGIVFIEGAIITLLVLTNVRKQVMNAIPLDLKRGIGVGIGLLITLVGLENAKLILP